In one window of Harpia harpyja isolate bHarHar1 chromosome 11, bHarHar1 primary haplotype, whole genome shotgun sequence DNA:
- the FAM163A gene encoding protein FAM163A, whose protein sequence is MTAGTVVITGGILATVILLCIIAVLCYCRLQYYCCKKDDSDEEEEEEEEEEEEEPDLPVHSHLSTCNACNSRMVDGQGSPAVPRSELNQHGAHNYCPTCSPYGSPFYIRTADMVRNGGERVAYAPACYKEMGPPINMATLQSYPVSRHGLLRESFPNPRAISTEV, encoded by the exons ATGACAGCGGGAACTGTTGTTATCACCGGGGGAATCCTAGCAACGGTGATCCTACTGTGCATCATCGCCGTGCTCTGCTACTGTAGGCTACAG TACTATTGCTGCAAGAAAGATGACTccgatgaggaagaggaggaggaggaggaggaagaagaggaagagcccGACCTTCCTGTGCACTCGCACCTCAGCACGTGCAACGCCTGCAACTCCCGCATGGTGGATGGCCAGGGCAGCCCCGCGGTCCCCCGCAGCGAGCTCAACCAGCACGGGGCTCACAACTACTGCCCGACCTGCTCCCCCTACGGCTCCCCCTTTTACATCCGGACTGCCGACATGGTGCGCAACGGGGGCGAGAGGGTCGCCTACGCCCCCGCGTGCTACAAGGAGATGGGGCCGCCCATCAACATGGCCACCCTGCAAAGCTACCCGGTGAGCCGCCACGGCCTCCTCCGCGAGAGCTTCCCGAACCCACGGGCTATCAGCACGGAGGTGTAG